One part of the Edaphobacter acidisoli genome encodes these proteins:
- a CDS encoding Ig domain-containing protein — MATLKTIGAGVGVSLLLFCVGCGMVAIPQAEPSISQVLPQTVAAGAQGVTMTVVGANFSSDAVVLWNGNTLSTSQENGSTLAATVPNGNVASPAVVQLMVQDRKSGHKSNPVNVTITSQSSGSSAGPVSLTIATASLTPGTVGTLYSADLSAAGGTMPYAWSIASGALPAGLTLDRSTGAISGTPSASGTFNFSVQVKDAGSPSQSASASYSMVVNAASNNASSVTGLLLSAATLPEASVGQSYAASLVANGGTAPYAWTVISGGLPTGVTLSPSGVFSGTPSVSGTFSFTVSVTDSGNPAQKATASDSITVQAPSRGGSGGTTTTSGGSSGTTTTSSGSGGTTTTTTSGGSSGTTVTLAITTTWLPQGIDGTAYSTQLQGSGGTPAYTWSISSGSLPAGLTLGASNGIISGTPTGQGTSNFTVAVSDNSSPAETISLGESITVSATAQPTGPGTTWYIRPDGGTRYSSNMTNGQCDGMGDAAYPGTGTNQHCAFNDYRYLYQDGSYSDGSTFPAWGWVIAGGDTVIIRGSIGTGVSYRVGAAPPSQTSYCDANNICWGLAGDPADSFNPPIPGGTASQPTRILGENYAACTNQSARTQLHGGTGLYYVLDLRNTSYVDVQCLDITDFSGCSRAAGTCTSADDTALNGIRLYSNATNITLDDIRVHGLGYSGIGGPPGTGFNANDLVILGNGGAGWNADPGDGTTGVGTMNVTNFVISWNGCAEEYPIVDAVPYQDCRDDSTGGYGDGFGTTTSPSPAPGWQIHFDQGVVSYNTQDGLDALHVNGPGTSVSYTRVLAFGNEGQQLKVGAITNIQNSQIVGNCAAILQTIPGRPATTGDNLGDTCRAANTAVAIVTYPGQPSVFQNNTMITGGAVGVEVEYATSDHGATNILQYNNNVFIGYQNSGNGEYPSPIYSNSDTNMLTNPGASWTNNAYLGQKWTCPQAGESAAVCTDPGLVDETLHAYGYGNMAPASSSSAVVGKGAALPSITLDYNGVTRPNPPSIGALEP, encoded by the coding sequence TTGGCGACATTGAAGACGATCGGGGCCGGGGTAGGCGTGTCACTTTTGCTTTTTTGCGTAGGCTGCGGCATGGTCGCGATTCCGCAGGCGGAACCAAGCATCAGCCAGGTTTTGCCCCAGACGGTTGCCGCGGGCGCGCAAGGCGTGACGATGACGGTGGTGGGGGCGAATTTTTCAAGCGACGCCGTCGTGTTGTGGAACGGGAATACGCTTTCGACTTCGCAGGAGAATGGAAGCACGCTGGCTGCGACGGTTCCGAATGGAAATGTGGCGTCGCCGGCGGTAGTGCAGTTGATGGTGCAGGACCGGAAGTCCGGCCACAAGTCGAACCCGGTGAATGTCACGATTACATCGCAAAGCTCAGGTAGCAGCGCGGGGCCAGTGTCGTTGACGATTGCAACGGCATCGTTGACTCCGGGCACGGTGGGCACACTGTACAGCGCGGATCTATCGGCGGCTGGCGGCACGATGCCCTATGCCTGGTCGATTGCGTCGGGAGCGCTTCCTGCTGGTCTGACGCTGGACCGTTCCACAGGCGCGATTTCGGGCACGCCGTCAGCGAGCGGGACGTTTAATTTTTCCGTCCAGGTGAAGGATGCTGGATCGCCGAGTCAGAGTGCATCGGCAAGCTATTCGATGGTAGTGAACGCTGCCAGCAATAACGCTTCGAGCGTGACGGGACTGCTGCTGAGCGCGGCGACGCTGCCTGAAGCGTCAGTTGGACAGAGCTATGCTGCATCGCTGGTTGCGAATGGTGGCACGGCACCATATGCATGGACGGTGATCTCTGGCGGGTTGCCAACGGGAGTGACACTGTCGCCGTCGGGAGTGTTTTCTGGGACGCCGTCAGTGAGCGGCACGTTCAGCTTTACCGTTTCGGTGACGGATTCGGGAAATCCGGCCCAGAAGGCCACGGCCTCGGACTCGATTACGGTTCAAGCGCCTTCGCGAGGCGGAAGCGGCGGCACAACGACGACTTCTGGCGGGAGCAGCGGCACTACGACGACCTCCAGCGGGAGTGGTGGCACAACGACGACGACGACTTCTGGCGGAAGCAGCGGTACGACTGTCACGTTGGCGATTACGACCACGTGGTTGCCGCAGGGGATAGATGGCACGGCATATTCGACGCAGTTGCAGGGCAGTGGAGGAACGCCTGCGTATACGTGGTCGATCTCTTCGGGGAGTTTGCCTGCAGGATTGACGCTGGGCGCGTCGAACGGAATTATTTCGGGTACGCCTACCGGGCAGGGAACTTCCAACTTCACCGTTGCGGTGAGTGACAATAGCAGTCCGGCAGAAACGATCTCGCTCGGCGAGTCGATTACGGTTTCGGCGACGGCGCAGCCTACTGGACCAGGGACGACCTGGTATATCCGTCCTGATGGCGGAACGCGCTACAGCTCGAACATGACGAACGGACAGTGCGATGGCATGGGCGATGCGGCCTATCCTGGGACTGGCACAAATCAGCACTGCGCGTTCAACGATTACCGCTACCTGTATCAGGATGGGTCGTATTCGGATGGCTCGACGTTCCCGGCCTGGGGATGGGTTATTGCCGGTGGAGATACGGTCATCATTCGCGGATCGATTGGAACGGGCGTGTCGTATCGCGTGGGTGCTGCGCCGCCGAGCCAGACTTCGTACTGCGATGCGAACAATATCTGCTGGGGACTTGCGGGAGATCCGGCCGATTCTTTCAATCCTCCGATACCGGGGGGGACAGCTTCGCAGCCGACGCGCATTCTGGGGGAGAATTACGCTGCGTGCACAAACCAGTCCGCACGTACGCAGCTGCATGGCGGGACGGGGTTGTACTACGTACTGGATTTGCGGAACACGTCGTACGTGGATGTGCAGTGCCTGGATATTACGGACTTTTCAGGTTGCAGCAGAGCCGCGGGAACCTGCACCAGCGCGGACGATACAGCTTTGAACGGAATCAGGCTGTACAGCAATGCCACGAACATTACGCTGGACGATATACGAGTGCATGGGTTGGGGTATTCGGGTATTGGCGGGCCTCCGGGCACGGGATTCAACGCGAACGATCTGGTCATTCTGGGTAACGGCGGTGCCGGATGGAATGCTGATCCGGGTGACGGCACGACCGGCGTGGGCACGATGAATGTGACGAACTTTGTCATCAGTTGGAACGGGTGTGCGGAGGAGTATCCGATTGTCGATGCGGTACCTTATCAGGATTGCCGTGATGACTCGACGGGCGGCTATGGAGATGGATTCGGGACGACCACTTCTCCGAGTCCTGCTCCAGGATGGCAGATTCACTTCGACCAAGGTGTTGTCAGCTACAACACGCAAGACGGACTGGATGCGCTGCATGTAAATGGGCCGGGGACTTCTGTTTCATATACTCGAGTGCTTGCGTTCGGCAATGAAGGCCAGCAGCTGAAGGTGGGCGCCATCACGAACATTCAGAATAGCCAGATCGTGGGCAACTGCGCGGCGATATTGCAGACGATTCCGGGAAGGCCGGCGACGACGGGGGACAACCTTGGTGATACGTGTCGCGCGGCGAACACGGCAGTGGCAATTGTTACGTATCCGGGTCAGCCGTCGGTCTTTCAGAACAACACGATGATTACTGGAGGAGCTGTAGGGGTCGAGGTGGAGTACGCAACTTCAGACCACGGCGCTACAAACATTCTTCAGTACAACAACAACGTGTTTATTGGCTATCAGAATTCGGGCAACGGGGAGTATCCATCACCCATCTATTCGAACAGCGATACGAACATGCTGACGAACCCGGGTGCGAGCTGGACGAACAATGCCTATCTTGGGCAGAAGTGGACGTGTCCGCAGGCGGGCGAGAGCGCGGCGGTTTGTACCGACCCCGGTCTTGTGGATGAGACGCTGCACGCCTACGGCTATGGGAATATGGCGCCAGCATCGAGTTCGAGCGCAGTTGTGGGCAAGGGCGCGGCATTGCCGAGCATTACCCTGGACTACAATGGCGTGACGCGGCCGAATCCGCCGTCGATTGGAGCTTTGGAACCCTGA
- a CDS encoding glycosyltransferase family 2 protein: MATVDIIIPAYNAARYLPTAIESVATQTFDDWRIVLVNDGSTDNTDEVVSPFLERLGPRILYIKQHNHGLPAARNAAIKASTAEFLALLDADDVWLPNRLSESVAILKDRPRAGLSYGLITYIDHKGVTGATFEGNKSNAEGNIAPYIYMRKVELPCPTMTFRRKCVDEVGLFDETMRATEDRDLWLRIALRYEVAFVPKVIAYYRVSPNSMSTDPQRMLKAQMQFIHKHYGAPGCGLRARQVALARAYKQHAEALQRQGKPRKALLSSLRALATYPFDMDNPRTAASLLLHSFGLRSS; encoded by the coding sequence ATGGCCACGGTTGACATCATCATCCCCGCGTATAACGCTGCCAGATATCTGCCAACCGCCATCGAAAGCGTAGCCACTCAAACCTTCGATGACTGGAGGATTGTCCTCGTCAACGATGGCAGCACCGACAACACCGATGAAGTTGTCTCCCCATTTCTGGAGCGCCTTGGTCCCAGAATTCTATACATCAAGCAACACAACCACGGACTTCCCGCTGCCAGAAACGCTGCAATCAAAGCTTCTACAGCGGAATTCCTCGCACTGCTCGATGCCGACGACGTATGGCTGCCAAACCGCCTGTCCGAATCAGTTGCAATCCTCAAAGATCGCCCCCGCGCCGGTCTCTCCTATGGGCTGATCACATACATCGACCACAAAGGCGTCACCGGAGCGACCTTCGAAGGCAACAAGAGCAACGCCGAGGGAAACATCGCGCCGTACATCTACATGCGCAAGGTCGAGCTGCCCTGCCCGACCATGACGTTCCGTCGCAAATGTGTCGATGAAGTCGGCCTCTTCGACGAGACCATGCGCGCCACTGAAGACCGCGACCTCTGGCTGCGCATTGCCTTGCGCTACGAAGTCGCCTTTGTTCCCAAAGTCATTGCCTACTACCGAGTCTCACCCAACTCGATGTCGACCGACCCGCAGCGGATGCTGAAGGCGCAGATGCAGTTCATTCACAAGCACTATGGCGCGCCCGGCTGTGGACTGCGCGCCCGCCAGGTCGCTCTTGCACGCGCCTATAAGCAACATGCTGAAGCGCTCCAGCGGCAGGGAAAGCCGCGCAAAGCTCTTCTAAGCTCGCTCCGCGCCTTGGCCACCTACCCATTCGACATGGACAATCCACGAACTGCCGCCTCGCTGCTGCTTCACTCATTCGGATTGCGCAGCAGTTGA